A genomic segment from bacterium encodes:
- a CDS encoding efflux RND transporter periplasmic adaptor subunit, translating into MYRYITASLTLIALTIVGCESHDHAHEVEAQNEPPSRAVTLWTDKMELFMEYPLLVVNEPGKFIIHLTTMDDFQPIRSGKVRLEFRHSSGQQFTIEKDSILREGIFTPMVELPQPGRYDFTLSYDGERVDEAFAIDGFEVYASAEAYPEEAEEGDEGISYLKEQQWKVEFETAPAIVREVKHSVHTVAEVTPRGNAYAEISAPAAGIVRAGNSSMVVPVGTSVRAGQRLISLAPPLEGANGWTEQRLAFERSKQEFERAERLLQRDAISKREYDQIRQEYLVRKAGFDALGNATDSTLLEVRSPISGVVSAVHVQPGQTVTAGQPLITVADPDRVWLKVSVFEKDFYSLGTPSGIYLTVPGLDTGIVLDGSDVRVISSGAVLDPQTRTVPLLMEVPNRGNLLKIGQTLPGELLNGDSRQSLAVPESALFDEEAQQVLFVHVSGESFEKRVVKTGNHDRGWIAILDGLAEGERVVTRGGYMVKLASTTAAIGHPHAH; encoded by the coding sequence GTGTATCGATATATCACAGCGTCTCTGACTCTGATCGCCCTGACGATTGTCGGATGCGAAAGTCACGATCACGCGCATGAAGTCGAGGCTCAGAACGAGCCACCCTCTCGCGCGGTCACCCTATGGACCGACAAGATGGAGCTCTTTATGGAGTACCCCTTGCTGGTCGTCAACGAGCCAGGCAAGTTCATTATTCACCTGACCACAATGGATGATTTCCAGCCTATCCGCTCCGGCAAAGTACGCCTGGAGTTCAGACACTCTTCAGGGCAGCAGTTCACGATCGAAAAGGATTCGATTCTGCGGGAAGGAATATTCACGCCGATGGTTGAACTGCCTCAACCCGGTCGCTACGATTTCACACTGTCCTACGATGGCGAGCGGGTCGATGAGGCTTTCGCGATCGACGGCTTTGAAGTCTACGCCTCAGCCGAAGCCTACCCCGAGGAAGCCGAAGAAGGCGACGAAGGGATCTCTTACCTGAAAGAACAGCAGTGGAAGGTCGAATTCGAGACAGCACCGGCGATAGTCCGCGAAGTCAAGCACTCAGTTCACACTGTTGCCGAGGTTACGCCGCGCGGCAATGCCTACGCCGAGATCTCAGCCCCAGCCGCAGGCATCGTTCGTGCGGGCAACTCATCCATGGTCGTGCCTGTCGGAACTTCAGTACGGGCCGGTCAGCGTCTGATCTCACTTGCGCCACCTCTCGAAGGTGCCAATGGCTGGACCGAGCAACGACTCGCGTTCGAACGTTCCAAACAGGAATTTGAACGTGCCGAGCGCCTCCTCCAGCGTGATGCTATTTCGAAACGCGAGTACGACCAGATTCGCCAGGAATATCTGGTGCGGAAAGCGGGTTTCGACGCTCTGGGCAATGCGACTGACTCTACACTTCTGGAAGTGCGCTCACCCATCTCCGGTGTGGTCTCTGCAGTCCACGTACAACCCGGGCAGACCGTCACTGCCGGTCAGCCGCTGATAACTGTGGCCGACCCCGACCGCGTCTGGTTGAAAGTCAGCGTTTTTGAAAAAGACTTCTATTCGCTCGGCACACCATCTGGAATCTATCTCACCGTCCCCGGGCTTGATACCGGGATCGTGCTGGACGGCTCCGACGTTCGGGTGATCAGTTCCGGTGCGGTTCTCGATCCTCAGACACGGACAGTTCCGCTCCTCATGGAAGTGCCCAACCGAGGTAATCTTCTCAAAATCGGTCAGACGCTTCCCGGCGAGTTGCTCAACGGCGACAGTCGGCAATCTCTCGCCGTTCCTGAGAGCGCCCTGTTCGACGAAGAGGCGCAGCAGGTCCTGTTCGTCCATGTCTCCGGCGAATCCTTTGAAAAGAGAGTCGTCAAAACCGGCAATCACGACCGTGGCTGGATAGCGATTCTCGACGGTCTTGCTGAAGGCGAACGGGTCGTCACTCGCGGCGGCTACATGGTGAAATTGGCCTCAACCACCGCGGCCATCGGCCATCCGCACGCCCACTGA